In one window of Microbacterium dextranolyticum DNA:
- a CDS encoding DNA gyrase/topoisomerase IV subunit A produces the protein MAAARTEPIPESQGRIEEVDVSAEMQDSFLEYAYSVIYSRALPDARDGLKPVQRRILFQMADMGLRPDRGHVKSARVVGEVMGKLHPHGDSAIYDALVRLAQPFALRVPLVDGHGNFGSLDDGPAAARYTEARLAQAALALTENLDEDVVDFVPNYDGQFQQPAVLPAAFPNLLVNGATGIAVGMATNMAPHNLIEVVAAATHLLENPEATTAELREFVPGPDLPGGGIIVGLDGIADAYETGRGTFRTRAKTSIESLGPRRTGIVVTELPYMVGAERVIEKIKDAVGAKKLTGISDINDLTDRNHGLRLVIGIKTGFDPQAVLEQLYRLTPLEDSFGINNVALVDGQPQTLGLKPLLRVYLDHRIQVVTRRSRHRLARRRERLHLVEGLLIAILDIDEVIQVIRASDDSEEARTRLMSVFDLSQLQAEYILELRLRRLTKFSRVELEAERDTLKADIAALEELLGSDALLRAQVARELDAAAETFGTPRRTLLLNGGPVATRTRSAAPADLQIADAPCRVFLSATGRMVRAELSPDGGVVAPTRRAKHDGIRAAVDASTRGDLGAVTTAGRLVRFSPVDLPSVPANAVQLAAGVRADQYLGLASGEHVVTIVPLGHDVIALGTAQGVVKRVAASELPPGKHEVEIIALKPGDRVIGAGLSRDGSELVFVASDAQLLRFDADAVRPQGRAAGGMAGIRLATGAEAIYFAPVRGDAATVVVTVAGSTRAIAGTDAGSAKVSTFDEFPAKGRGTGGVRAQRFLKGEDALALAWVGVEPRAVGADGSVRQLPEVGAKRDASGHALDAVVGAIGTVIA, from the coding sequence ATGGCAGCTGCGCGCACCGAGCCGATTCCCGAGAGCCAGGGTCGCATCGAGGAGGTCGACGTCTCCGCGGAGATGCAGGACTCGTTCCTCGAGTACGCGTACTCCGTCATCTACTCGCGCGCCCTCCCCGACGCCCGCGACGGCTTGAAGCCGGTTCAGCGGCGCATCCTGTTCCAAATGGCCGACATGGGCCTGCGTCCCGATCGGGGCCACGTCAAGAGCGCACGCGTCGTCGGCGAGGTGATGGGAAAGCTGCACCCGCACGGCGATTCGGCGATCTACGACGCCCTGGTCCGCCTCGCGCAGCCGTTCGCCCTGCGTGTTCCGCTCGTGGACGGACACGGCAACTTCGGTTCGCTCGACGATGGTCCCGCAGCGGCGCGATACACCGAGGCGCGCCTCGCGCAGGCCGCTCTCGCTCTCACCGAGAATCTCGACGAGGACGTCGTCGACTTCGTCCCCAACTACGACGGCCAGTTCCAGCAGCCTGCGGTGCTCCCCGCCGCCTTCCCGAACCTTCTGGTCAACGGGGCGACGGGCATCGCCGTCGGCATGGCGACCAACATGGCGCCGCACAACCTCATCGAGGTCGTCGCCGCCGCCACCCACCTCCTCGAGAACCCCGAGGCGACCACCGCCGAGCTGCGGGAGTTCGTTCCCGGTCCCGATCTTCCCGGCGGCGGCATCATCGTCGGTCTCGACGGCATCGCCGACGCGTACGAAACGGGTCGCGGCACCTTCCGCACCCGCGCGAAGACGTCGATCGAGTCGCTGGGGCCCCGTCGCACCGGCATCGTGGTGACGGAGCTGCCGTACATGGTCGGCGCCGAGCGCGTGATCGAGAAGATCAAGGATGCCGTGGGCGCGAAGAAGCTCACCGGGATCTCCGACATCAACGACCTGACCGATCGCAACCACGGACTCCGGCTCGTCATCGGCATCAAGACCGGATTCGACCCGCAGGCGGTCCTGGAGCAGCTGTACCGGCTCACCCCCCTCGAGGACTCGTTCGGCATCAACAACGTCGCCCTCGTCGACGGACAGCCCCAGACCCTCGGCCTCAAACCGCTGCTCCGGGTCTACCTCGACCACCGTATCCAGGTCGTCACCCGACGCAGCCGTCATCGCCTGGCCCGCAGACGCGAGCGCCTGCACCTGGTCGAGGGGCTGCTGATCGCGATCCTCGACATCGACGAGGTCATCCAGGTCATCCGAGCCTCGGATGACAGCGAAGAGGCCCGCACGCGCCTCATGAGCGTCTTCGACCTGTCGCAGCTGCAGGCGGAGTACATCCTGGAACTGCGCCTGCGGCGCCTCACGAAGTTCTCGCGGGTAGAACTCGAGGCCGAGCGCGACACCCTGAAGGCCGACATCGCGGCCCTCGAAGAGCTGCTCGGCAGCGATGCGCTGCTGCGTGCGCAGGTCGCACGCGAGCTCGATGCCGCCGCCGAGACGTTCGGCACGCCGCGTCGCACCCTTCTGCTCAACGGCGGTCCCGTCGCCACGCGCACGCGCTCGGCGGCGCCGGCCGACCTTCAGATCGCCGACGCACCGTGCCGCGTCTTCCTCTCCGCCACGGGGAGGATGGTGCGAGCGGAGCTCTCCCCCGACGGCGGCGTCGTGGCACCGACGCGAAGGGCGAAGCACGACGGCATCCGCGCCGCCGTGGACGCCAGCACCCGAGGCGACCTCGGCGCCGTCACGACAGCCGGGCGTCTGGTTCGGTTCTCTCCGGTGGATCTGCCCTCTGTTCCCGCCAACGCGGTCCAGCTCGCCGCGGGGGTGCGCGCCGATCAGTACCTCGGGCTCGCGTCCGGTGAGCACGTCGTGACGATCGTCCCGCTCGGGCACGACGTCATCGCCCTGGGAACGGCGCAGGGCGTCGTGAAGCGCGTCGCGGCATCCGAGTTGCCCCCCGGCAAGCACGAGGTCGAGATCATCGCCCTGAAGCCCGGTGACCGGGTGATCGGTGCGGGTCTGAGCCGAGACGGCTCCGAGCTCGTCTTCGTCGCCTCCGACGCGCAGCTGCTGCGCTTCGACGCCGATGCGGTGCGCCCGCAGGGCCGCGCGGCCGGGGGCATGGCGGGCATCCGGTTGGCGACGGGCGCCGAGGCGATCTACTTCGCTCCCGTCCGCGGCGACGCGGCCACCGTGGTAGTCACGGTCGCCGGATCGACGCGTGCCATCGCCGGGACGGATGCCGGCAGCGCGAAGGTCTCCACGTTCGACGAGTTCCCCGCGAAGGGGCGGGGAACCGGCGGCGTTCGCGCTCAGCGCTTCTTGAAGGGCGAGGATGCCCTCGCCCTCGCCTGGGTGGGCGTCGAGCCGCGCGCCGTCGGAGCGGACGGGTCGGTGCGTCAGCTGCCCGAGGTCGGTGCCAAACGCGACGCGTCGGGGCACGCGCTCGACGCCGTCGTCGGCGCGATCGGCACCGTCATCGCCTGA
- a CDS encoding alkaline phosphatase family protein produces the protein MSLSLPVDPPGARSLTGVVPQLLRSLAGDGEWFPAVGSAVLVVIDGLGRANLSARAGHARFLTSAMTKRDAARTVFPATTATALTSLLTGVDAGVHGIVGYRARIPGTLRAPNQLKGWETDGLDPLTWQRAQPLLEREAAAGRPVYVVSKALYRDSGFTRAIQRGAEFVAAASVEERLETAAALAASHRGALVYVYVPELDTIGHARGWESEEWLAALEGVDAALRRFEQAAARETGAVVTADHGMVDVPSHRHVLLSDGDDLLDEVELVAGEPRLLQLTTTAGAAERVAARWREREQSRSWVLSRDEVIAAGLFGSRVDAEVLPRIGDVLVAARGAVAYYDDRLEDKKPQRMIGQHGSLTEQERVVPLISLGAFRRR, from the coding sequence ATGTCACTCAGCCTACCCGTGGACCCGCCGGGAGCCCGGAGCCTCACCGGTGTCGTGCCGCAGCTGCTGCGCTCTCTCGCCGGCGACGGCGAGTGGTTTCCGGCCGTCGGCTCGGCTGTCCTCGTGGTGATCGACGGCCTGGGCCGTGCGAATCTCTCCGCCCGCGCGGGACACGCTCGCTTCCTCACGTCGGCGATGACGAAGCGCGACGCGGCGCGGACCGTGTTCCCCGCGACGACCGCGACCGCGCTGACCAGCCTGTTGACCGGCGTGGATGCCGGAGTGCACGGCATCGTCGGGTACCGCGCGCGGATCCCCGGAACTCTGCGCGCGCCCAACCAGCTCAAAGGGTGGGAGACCGACGGACTCGATCCCCTGACGTGGCAGCGGGCACAGCCCCTGCTCGAGCGGGAAGCGGCCGCCGGGCGTCCGGTGTACGTGGTCTCGAAGGCGCTGTACCGGGACTCGGGATTCACCCGCGCGATCCAGCGGGGGGCGGAATTCGTCGCGGCGGCGAGCGTGGAGGAACGGCTCGAGACGGCCGCCGCGCTCGCGGCATCCCACCGAGGGGCCCTCGTCTACGTCTACGTGCCCGAACTCGACACGATCGGACACGCACGGGGCTGGGAGAGCGAGGAATGGCTCGCGGCTCTCGAAGGCGTCGACGCGGCGCTGCGCCGGTTCGAGCAGGCAGCGGCACGCGAAACGGGGGCCGTCGTCACAGCCGACCACGGCATGGTCGACGTGCCGAGCCATCGCCACGTGCTGCTGAGTGACGGCGACGATCTTCTCGACGAGGTCGAGCTCGTCGCGGGCGAACCGCGTCTGCTGCAGCTGACCACGACGGCGGGCGCCGCGGAGCGGGTCGCCGCCCGGTGGCGCGAGCGTGAACAGTCGCGGTCGTGGGTCCTTTCGCGCGATGAGGTCATCGCCGCCGGACTCTTCGGCTCACGGGTGGATGCGGAGGTGCTCCCGCGGATCGGCGACGTGCTCGTCGCCGCACGCGGAGCCGTCGCCTACTACGACGATCGCCTCGAGGACAAGAAGCCGCAACGCATGATCGGGCAGCACGGCTCACTCACGGAACAGGAGCGCGTCGTCCCGCTCATCAGCCTCGGAGCATTCCGCAGGCGCTGA
- the sepH gene encoding septation protein SepH, producing the protein MEQLKVIGIEEGVLVVATEAGERFAVPVDDTLRTQLRRLQRSEEPRTVRPSPREVQAHIRSGMSAAEVAELLGARLEDIQRYEGPVLAEREHVVSQALAVPVLIGGELDPGAQPTFGTAVRAKLADAGASGERWTSWREETGWMIKLEFTANEVDHDARWSFDPRRSTLSPQNSDATQLSRQGSLPEGLIPRLRALDSTSPVKDSSRFDSGAFGPRRIDPAAEIVSHEARGSVPAAQEAAIKRAPERGVTSADTADLLEALRRRRGVREPMPDEPTTDAPHSSPALLDALEPGYEPAEAAPVAPADDAAREDAGAPDAARRKGRTSMPSWDEIVFGARTEDG; encoded by the coding sequence ATGGAGCAGCTCAAAGTCATCGGAATCGAAGAAGGTGTGCTCGTCGTCGCCACGGAGGCCGGTGAGCGGTTCGCCGTGCCCGTCGACGACACCCTGCGCACGCAGCTTCGGCGCCTGCAGCGTTCCGAGGAACCGCGCACGGTGCGTCCCAGCCCGCGTGAGGTGCAGGCGCACATCCGCTCGGGAATGTCGGCTGCGGAAGTCGCCGAACTGCTCGGCGCTCGCCTCGAAGACATCCAGCGCTACGAGGGCCCCGTTCTCGCGGAGCGCGAGCACGTCGTCAGCCAGGCCCTCGCCGTGCCCGTGCTCATCGGAGGCGAGCTCGACCCCGGTGCGCAGCCGACGTTCGGCACCGCGGTGCGAGCCAAGCTCGCCGACGCGGGCGCCTCGGGCGAGCGGTGGACCAGTTGGCGGGAGGAGACGGGCTGGATGATCAAGCTCGAGTTCACCGCGAACGAGGTCGACCACGACGCGCGCTGGAGCTTCGACCCCCGCCGCTCGACTCTCTCCCCGCAGAACAGCGATGCGACGCAGCTGTCGCGTCAGGGTTCGCTCCCCGAGGGCCTCATCCCCCGTCTGCGCGCCCTCGATTCGACATCGCCGGTCAAGGACTCGTCCCGGTTCGACTCGGGAGCGTTCGGGCCTCGACGCATCGACCCCGCGGCGGAGATCGTGAGCCACGAGGCCCGCGGCTCGGTTCCCGCCGCGCAGGAAGCAGCCATCAAGCGCGCGCCGGAGCGCGGCGTGACGTCGGCCGACACCGCCGATCTGCTCGAGGCACTCCGCCGCCGTCGCGGAGTCCGCGAGCCGATGCCGGACGAACCGACGACGGATGCCCCGCACAGCTCCCCCGCGCTGCTCGACGCCCTCGAACCCGGCTACGAGCCTGCCGAGGCGGCTCCGGTCGCTCCCGCCGACGACGCCGCGCGGGAGGACGCCGGTGCGCCCGACGCCGCACGACGGAAGGGACGCACCTCGATGCCGTCATGGGACGAGATCGTCTTCGGCGCACGCACCGAGGACGGCTGA
- a CDS encoding DUF4193 domain-containing protein, with the protein MATDYDAPRKTDDDSESIEALKERVPDKLSGSVDSEDADNPSGFELPGADLSDIELDVVVLPAQEDEFTCIECFLVKHRTQIDHETSVGAVCVECAA; encoded by the coding sequence ATGGCGACCGACTACGACGCCCCCCGCAAGACCGACGACGACAGCGAGTCGATCGAGGCACTCAAGGAGCGCGTCCCCGACAAGCTGTCGGGCTCGGTCGATTCCGAAGACGCCGACAACCCCTCGGGCTTCGAGCTCCCCGGCGCCGACCTCTCCGACATCGAGCTCGACGTCGTCGTGCTTCCCGCGCAGGAGGACGAGTTCACCTGCATCGAGTGCTTCCTCGTCAAGCACCGCACCCAGATCGACCACGAGACTTCGGTCGGTGCCGTCTGCGTGGAGTGCGCCGCCTGA
- a CDS encoding DUF3093 domain-containing protein: MNTDTPTAATLYRERLSPSLWALLSAAVAAPMVALVFVPLDATIALVAGIGVAVALIAALVLLSPVVEVSGGELRVGRAHIPVDLLGDASGATGDDARHVRGPGLPRGAWHLLRGGIDGIVRVPVTDERDPVDEWIFSTRTPDRVISAIRRAQRS; the protein is encoded by the coding sequence ATGAACACCGACACCCCCACCGCCGCGACGCTGTACCGGGAGAGGCTGAGCCCGTCGCTGTGGGCGTTGCTGAGCGCGGCCGTCGCGGCTCCGATGGTCGCGCTCGTGTTCGTGCCGTTGGATGCCACGATCGCGCTCGTCGCGGGGATCGGGGTCGCCGTCGCACTGATCGCTGCACTCGTGCTGCTCTCCCCCGTCGTCGAGGTGTCCGGCGGGGAACTGCGCGTCGGGCGCGCCCACATCCCGGTGGATCTTCTCGGCGATGCCTCCGGTGCCACCGGAGACGATGCGCGTCACGTGCGGGGTCCGGGTCTTCCGCGCGGCGCCTGGCATCTGCTGCGCGGAGGCATCGACGGCATCGTGCGGGTGCCCGTCACCGACGAACGCGACCCGGTCGACGAGTGGATCTTCTCCACCCGCACACCGGATCGCGTCATCTCCGCCATTCGTCGCGCTCAGCGGAGCTGA
- the dut gene encoding dUTP diphosphatase — protein sequence MIESVDVPIIAPQVPVYAHPGDAGADLVAAEAVRLEPGQRALVATGVRIALPDGHAAFVVPRSGLAARHGITIVNSPGTIDAGYRGEIKVALLNTDAAEAYDVAVGDRIAQLIVMPVPRVRFIPVDELPDSSRGEAGFGSTGYQTGAQS from the coding sequence GTGATCGAATCCGTGGACGTTCCCATTATCGCGCCGCAGGTTCCCGTCTACGCCCACCCCGGTGATGCCGGGGCCGACCTCGTCGCCGCAGAGGCCGTCCGACTCGAGCCCGGTCAGCGTGCGCTCGTCGCGACCGGCGTCCGGATCGCCCTCCCGGACGGGCATGCCGCCTTCGTCGTCCCGCGCAGCGGACTCGCCGCCCGGCACGGCATCACGATCGTGAACTCTCCCGGCACCATCGACGCGGGGTATCGCGGGGAGATCAAGGTCGCGCTGTTGAACACCGACGCCGCTGAGGCCTACGACGTCGCCGTCGGCGACCGCATCGCGCAGTTGATCGTCATGCCGGTTCCCCGCGTACGATTCATCCCCGTCGACGAACTGCCCGATTCGTCGCGCGGCGAGGCCGGATTCGGATCGACCGGGTACCAGACAGGAGCACAGTCATGA
- a CDS encoding DUF3710 domain-containing protein — translation MSDESQEKSAPEDRATAGPFDESEANPVRPYIDLGGIKVLPREGLNLRLEVEEQTKRIVAVGLDYADSTLQVQPFAAPRTSGLWDETREQIRQQVRQQGGRVEEREGPLGPELLAEVPVAAGPDATPGMRLARFVGIDGPRWFLRGVIGGAATGDVDAAAKIEDLFRSLVVVRGGTPMPPRDLIPLKMPAAPGTA, via the coding sequence ATGAGCGACGAGTCGCAGGAGAAATCCGCGCCCGAGGACCGCGCCACCGCCGGTCCCTTCGACGAGTCCGAGGCGAACCCGGTGCGTCCGTACATCGACCTCGGCGGCATCAAGGTGCTTCCGCGTGAAGGGCTGAACCTGCGCCTCGAGGTCGAGGAGCAGACCAAGCGGATCGTCGCCGTCGGCCTCGACTACGCCGACTCGACGCTGCAGGTGCAGCCTTTCGCCGCACCGCGAACGAGCGGTCTGTGGGACGAGACCCGCGAACAGATCCGTCAGCAGGTACGTCAGCAGGGCGGTCGGGTCGAGGAGCGGGAGGGGCCGCTCGGCCCCGAGTTGCTCGCCGAGGTCCCCGTTGCGGCGGGTCCCGACGCTACCCCCGGGATGCGTCTGGCGCGATTCGTCGGGATCGACGGCCCGCGGTGGTTCCTGCGCGGTGTGATCGGCGGCGCGGCGACGGGCGACGTCGACGCGGCCGCCAAGATCGAGGATCTCTTCCGCTCGCTCGTGGTCGTCCGCGGTGGCACGCCCATGCCGCCGCGCGACCTCATCCCGCTGAAGATGCCCGCGGCACCCGGCACGGCATGA
- a CDS encoding DUF3159 domain-containing protein translates to MSDPHPDRHPDAERDDTAPSAPTASELVAQALGGAARRAGMDPSNDDRTSHVVWAAMGGWRGVLESLLPGLAFVLLFTITSNLPLSLGVSVGLAAVFTVVRIAQRSPVGAALGGLIAAGVAAALALWTGRGQDNFVPGLITNAAYGTAFLVSAVVGWSLIGLAVGFLMNEGTAWRREARKRRVFFWLAIAWAALFYARLAVQLPFYFAGDVTTLGTLKLVMGLPLFAPLIAVTWLAVRAVYPRSAAAADDISA, encoded by the coding sequence ATGAGCGACCCGCACCCCGACCGGCATCCGGACGCAGAGCGCGACGACACCGCACCGTCCGCACCCACCGCCTCCGAGCTCGTCGCGCAGGCACTCGGCGGCGCCGCGCGGCGTGCGGGCATGGACCCGTCGAACGACGACCGCACGAGTCATGTGGTCTGGGCGGCGATGGGCGGCTGGCGGGGTGTGCTCGAATCGCTGCTGCCCGGCCTCGCCTTCGTTCTTCTGTTCACGATCACGTCGAATCTGCCGCTCTCGCTCGGCGTCTCGGTCGGCTTGGCGGCCGTCTTCACCGTCGTCCGGATCGCGCAGCGCTCCCCGGTGGGCGCCGCGCTCGGCGGCCTCATCGCCGCCGGCGTCGCCGCCGCGCTCGCGTTGTGGACGGGTCGAGGTCAGGACAACTTCGTCCCCGGACTGATTACGAACGCCGCGTATGGGACCGCGTTCCTGGTCTCCGCCGTCGTGGGCTGGTCGCTCATCGGCCTCGCCGTGGGATTCCTCATGAACGAGGGCACCGCATGGAGACGAGAGGCGCGCAAACGCCGTGTCTTCTTCTGGCTCGCCATCGCCTGGGCGGCCCTCTTCTACGCACGGCTCGCGGTGCAGCTGCCCTTCTACTTCGCGGGAGATGTGACCACGCTCGGCACGTTGAAGCTCGTCATGGGCTTGCCGCTGTTCGCTCCCTTGATCGCGGTCACGTGGCTTGCCGTGCGTGCCGTGTATCCGCGTTCCGCAGCGGCGGCGGACGACATCTCCGCGTGA